GCGCCAGACAAACTCACCTCTGCTGCTGCATCTGTGTCCATGGGTACCACATCCTCATTAATTTGTTGTTGACCTTGATCTTCTTCAGTCCCTAACTTTACAGCATTCATGCTTTCCACTTTCTCAATCACATCTTTTGACAACTGAGTAAAATACAAATGCTAACTTAGTAAACAACAATACGCAAAGACGCAAACTCAACCTTGCGACAAGCCCACGCAAGGACGCAAGTACAACCTTGCGTGCCTAGAAGCCAAGACGCAAGAACACTCTTgcgacacgcaaggacgcaaggcatgTCTTGCGTCCGAGACAGTAACAGGAAACAACATTAAATAGCCTTTGTTTATTGCAATAATTTAACATACAACTTTTTTAATTTGCTGGGCTGTACCTTCTCAATGGGTTTTCTGTACCCAGGTGTTGTGAATGGGGACCTTAATACACCAGTTGGCTTTCTTTCTCTGATTCCACATCGAATGTGCATTGGAGACGGCCTTTCAGTCTCATTATCAGACAAAGATCGATTGAAACACATATCATCATACTAAACacaataaataacataagtaataaataaatcaattcaattaataccaaaataataataaataaatcaacataaatcaattcaattcaatgtacctgatattgttgttgttgttgttgcgataaaAGTTCTTCGTGTTGCATAACAAGTTTTTTGCAATCAATTAACTCTTTCTCTTGTTTGTCCACCCGCTTTGTCAACAATTCTAACATACGATGTAAATTGTGTACATCGTGAAGGCCCTCTGTATGAACATCTTCTATTGAATGCTTGTGGTGTGTCTGCTCAGACCCATCAACAACTGGATCATCTGTATCAACTTCATCATCCTGGACCTCAACCTCGATCTCATCTTCTGGTACCTTTCCTCCTCTAAAGTACACGTCACTCTGAATCCACCATTGACAACTCTGCTCTGTTTCAGTTGGCTGCAGACCACGAAAAGGTCTCTTTTTCTTGGGACACTCATCCtacaattaattattaattatttaattatcaaATAAGAATATTAGCAGAAACCAATACGCAAAGACGCAAAGAAAAGCTTGCGTCCGTGTACGCAAGGATGCAAACAACGCTTGCGTTGATGAACAAaatcacacgcaaggacgcaaggtccaCCTTGCGTCTACATAAAAAtaaacgcaaggacgcaaggtatacCTTGCGTCCATACCAGAACCTGTCTGTAAACAGATAACAGATAAACTATGAACAATTTAGGATAGGCTAACATTTTAAAAATGTAACTAACCTGAATATGTAGGAGTTTAAGGTATTCAGACATTCCAAATGACTCGgcagatgaacgcttccaaaaaagagccctcggtactccattcttgtcaGTCTTTTTTGCAAACGgtttaatggtacgacggtaagactcgagaatccaaatctacaaataataaaacaattaatttaatttatgttacatcttaaatattaacattaaataaCAAATATTCAACCATTTACCTTGAAAGCCCACATAAATCCCGCCAAAGTGTACGCCTTtccactctctaattggctttcacGAATAACAAAGCCTTCACTAACCGCTTCGTAAGTTGGCtcccaaatacgagacccccatgggtactgATTAACACGTGATAACTCTTCGACTAGCCATAAAAACTTTTTATTCACAACATGGATCCCTTGTTTACCCATAAAACCTCTCTCTACAATCAAGATAATTGCTAATCGCACCACATCATCGTCACTAATACAGCGGTGATCAGATTTTAAAAGCATCTTTTCAACATCACTAATCAAAACATTTTGAgaatctttaaaacccttaaataaaCGTCGTCTAATAGGTGCGGTCTGGACGTCATAATTCTTcgggatgtaatgtgccatgtccgtccggCTACTAAACAAAAAACCCGTCACAAGACAAAATTCACGGTTACCAAATCTAATCGAAAAATTGTTCTGAAAATGAAACCATATATCCTCATGCTCATCGGGGTACTTAACATTATCCAGTCTTTCCTGCCACACACTCTTCCGTTGAAGCATGCAATGTACAAGCCCGGGATCATTACCAaagtattctagatctaaccatggACCAAAACACGTTTCTTTAAACTTTTTAATTTGATTCTCAGTCATGACCTTCTTCACATCCCCTATAACGCTCAACTTATTCTTCATCGTTAACTTTCCTTCCACAAATCCCTGCATAAGTAACTTTATAATCAGCAGAAAGTACAAGGATGCAAGGACGCAAGATAAAACTTGCGTCCGTTTAATAGACCAACGCAAGGACGCAAAGACATGTTTCTGgagacacgcaaggacgcaaatatAACCTTGCGTCCTTAACGATGCGTACGCAAGCACGCAAACTAGGCCTTGCGTCTGATTAATTTCCATAATTTTACGAGCAGTTTATGTATGTTTCACTCGACCATATAACCTAAAATACAGTTGCATGTCATAAAACAACGATTGTACTTCATTAAACACAAATACACCTCGAAGAGACATTTCATCGAGCAGTATGTGTGCACATTTATACAATTCGCATCGAACCCAAAATAAACTGATAAAACACACATAAATAACAAAGTAATCACTAACCTGGGTGCTCGCCATCGTAGAGAGGTTGATTCCTTGATTATTAGCTTGATTACCTCGTGAAAACCCGATTTATTTTGCGTGAAAACCCTAATACTTCGTGTAAACGCTTGTAGGCTAGAATAAGAGGTCACGGTGGTGGCAAGAGGGGTTAGGTGGTGGTGGAGATGATGAAGGAGGAGAATCTGGTAGTAGTAATGGAAGCGATGAAGAGGGTTTGCGTTTGTGCTTGCGTTTTTGCGAATCGCCTGTGTTACTGTTTATTTGCGTGTTTGCGAAGTCGGATGAAAGTGTGGAGTGACgggtttaaacatgtcatttaacCGTGATTTTTTTAGAagaatacgcaaggacgcaaggtcgcaaggaacCTTGCACCTTGCGAGGGCATtttgtcaaatttttttttttttggctctgGTGCAAGGGGTAAAAAATATTTGGGCATTTTGATGATAATCCCCTAAATTAACGTATGATGTAAACAAGATTCGCTATAAAGTCAATAGCCCTGAATTGTAATAGTAAATAATTGATAATTGGGTAGATTCTCTTGGGCCTAAAGTTTCTTTGGTTTTGTGAAAGATCAGGGCTTGCAAATTTGTCTTTAAACAAAAATATGAGCCCCCAGAAATTATGGGCCATGTGCAGTTACTCGGGTTGCACTACCTTTGGGCCGGGCCTGATCATATACATTTACGCCGACAGAATCAGCATCATTAGTTTCACATTAAGGGGGTGTTTGGTTCGTGAGATTTCGTGGGATTTGGAGGGATTTGCATTTCAAATCCCATGAAATCCCATGTTTGGTTGGAGGATTTAGTTTGAGGGATTTGCATTTCAAATCCCATGAAATCACATAGATGAGTGATTTGAAAATCCTTTGTATATATGAGGGATTTGAAATCCCATGTTTTACGTTTACGATTTACGTTTCGCATTCACGTTTTGGGTTCACGTTTCGCGTTCACGTTTCGGGTTCACGTTTCGGGTTCGCTTCCGGGTCCACGTTCCGGGTTTGCGTTTCGAATTCACGTTTCGGGTTCGCTTTTCGGATTTGAGTTTCGGGTTCGCATTTCGGACTCGCGTTTCGGGTTTGCGTTTCGGGTTCACGTTTCGGGTTTGCGTTTCGGGTTCACGTTTCGGGTTCGAGTTTCGGACTCGCGTTTAGGGTTCGAGTTTCGGGTTCGCATTTCGCGTTCGCGTTTCGGGTTCACGTATCACATTCGCATTCCCGTTTTGGATTCACGTTTCAATTTCGGGTTTGCGTTTTGCGATCACGTTCCCGTTTCGGGTTCGCATTACAAATTATGAGATTTGAAAACCTCGAACCAAATAGAAGATAGGATTTCGAATCCCAGGATTTCAAATCCTGTGGGATTTCAAATCTTGGGATTTGAAATCCTTGAACCAAACGCACCCTAACAAGTTCATCAAAATTATATCAATCGCAAAGGCGCGCTTGTTCCAAATACCCCAATCAACTGACAAAAAAATTAATCCCCCTTTCTTGATGTACAGGCCTATTGGCATACAATTTAAATTAACCAAAATATATGAAAATGATGAATTCGGAATGATCATATCATGATCTTTGAACAAGATCTACACTGATCCCATTTTAGTTTCATACAAGATACAAAACAAAAAACATATAAACGATGCCAGCACAACAGAAAACACAAGATGAGCGACCATTATTCAATGAAACAATTCTTCTTGAATCAGCCGAAATTCAAACAATTCTAAATAAGGCCCATCATATCAAAGTTGTTTAATAACGtacaagtttcaaaatctaaaaattacACAAGTTAAAAACTACAATAACTTACTTGTAATTCCAATGCCTTATTAAGCTGTTCCAAGACTTCTTTTGCTTTTGGTCGTTCTTCTCTTTTCACATTTAAGCACCGGTAGGCAATCGTCTGAAATGTACTCAATGCTCCCGGCTTGATCTGTGTTTTTATTTCCTCAAACACAACGTCATCTTGTATTCCCTTTTCAAATCGGTCTTTAACAAAAACTGGTAGATACACACCTTCTTGTTCGAGGATCAAGTATGTTGACCTTCCACTTAAGATCTCAAACAAAACGACACCAAACGAATATATATCAGACTCTTTGGTTAAGAAACTCGATTGCACGTAAAGTGGGTCCACGTAGCCCGGTGTGCCGCATGCACCATCGATCACGTAACCAGTTTCTTTATTTATTGCACTTATCAATGAAAGCCCAAAATCATCAAGTTTTGCATTCCATTCACCCGTTAGCAGAATGTTCTCAGTTTTAATGTCCCTATGTATCACTGTTGCTTGTTTACCGACTCCTCTATGAAGGAAATCCAATGTGATCGCAACATCGATGCATATTTTAAGTCGTCTCACCCAAGTAAGACGAGCATTGTTCAAATGCCTATCAAGACTTCCTCCTGATGCATACTCATAAACAATGATTTTTTCATCTTTTTCATCACAATATCCTACAAGACCGATGATGTTATTGTGCTTATACTTGAAAAGAATTTGAAGctcattttgaaattgtttttcccgCTGCCCACCCTTTACATCCAATAGCTTTGCAACAATTGTATAATCACCATGTGGAAGTTTTCCTTTATAAACCTTCCCAAACCCTCCTTTGCCGACAAAatttttatcatcaaaattttctgTGGCTAATTGTACATCTTCAGGTGAAATCCTGAGGGGGTCTTTATGATTTTCCTGTCAAACATGACACCAATTAAATTAAAAACACATGCATTATATCAAGAAAAAATTTAAAATTTCTCCCTACTTTTGTGCTGGTTCTCATTTGAaccttggaatatatatatatatatatatatatatatatatatatatatatatatatatatatatatatatatatatatatatatatatatatatatatatatatatatatatatatatatatagtagagggatcaaatgagaaccattttgagaatgaaaacTCTGAGAACTAAGGTAGTCGAGCAAAAAGTGGGACGCGGTCGAACAAAAATTGTTCTAGtcgaacaatttttattttttgtctTTAGATGCATTTGTTTGTTTCGTTCTACATTTTATGTAGAACAGGATGTAGAACAACATGTAGAACATGATGTAGAACATGCTGTTCTACACTTGTTTtacatcaattttcatcaaattaagttagggtttagatttagggttttagggtttagattttagggtttagggtttagatatagggtttagaatgagtttttttacacgaacagtttagagttttgggtttacggagtaaacccaaaaccctaaaccctaaatcgggctaaataaaaAAAAGTTGATTTTGATGTAGAACGTGTGAAACTCGAACAAAAATGGTGAAATTCGAACTAATTTGGAGAAATTTGAACTTATTTATGTTCTAAAAAATTATAATTAGAAGAAAATCAGGTCcaatttaaaaaaaatttgaaaattcgAACATGTTCTACATTTTTCTGTTCTACCTTATGTGTTCTACATTGCATGTTCTTCATTTTCACCAACTCAAAAATTTCTCGACCATGAAAAATTGCTCGACCATGAAAAATGCCCTAATTCGAACCAATTTTCGTTCTACAAATTTGTAGAACCGAACCAAATTTTGTAGAACCAAACAGAATTGTATAACATGTGATTTTTATGCATCTGATCTTTTTGTTCGATTAACCACAAAATTGTTCGGCCGCATCAATTTTTTGTTCGATTATGAGTTCTCAGGTTCTCACAGTACAAGTGTTCTCAGTGGATCCCTCccctatatatgtgtgtatatgtgtatatgtgtgtatatgtgtgtatatatatatatatatatatatatatatatatatatatatatatatatatatatatatatatatatatatatatatatatatatatatatatatatatatatatatatatatatatatgttctaaAAAATTAC
This genomic stretch from Rutidosis leptorrhynchoides isolate AG116_Rl617_1_P2 chromosome 11, CSIRO_AGI_Rlap_v1, whole genome shotgun sequence harbors:
- the LOC139874350 gene encoding uncharacterized protein → MAHYIPKNYDVQTAPIRRRLFKGFKDSQNVLISDVEKMLLKSDHRCISDDDVVRLAIILIVERGFMGKQGIHVVNKKFLWLVEELSRVNQYPWGSRIWEPTYEAVSEGFVIRESQLESGKAYTLAGFMWAFKIWILESYRRTIKPFAKKTDKNGVPRALFWKRSSAESFGMSEYLKLLHIQDECPKKKRPFRGLQPTETEQSCQWWIQSDVYFRGGKVPEDEIEVEVQDDEVDTDDPVVDGSEQTHHKHSIEDVHTEGLHDYDDMCFNRSLSDNETERPSPMHIRCGIRERKPTGVLRSPFTTPGYRKPIEKLSKDVIEKVESMNAVKLGTEEDQGQQQINEDVVPMDTDAAAEVSVDKQPVKVTKRKRKEQDWATEEEIWGMIDRFINDQGTLQPPPPNAWRDGRKHAGPAKDPKTMIESKQETRCMFIFQNEQFIFINQEFWLRLLHIDGWATFLLRYRQRFLPRASQVYATPEFPAEKEVGTQEESTTDGEGIIGQNPPDYMYLIGLGDSSVNLYPSWADCDQVLIPIHFYDEEHFLLLQLKLEEMKAIDYFNKTQDSQIVGYYENKESVELMIEPGPVVPIQTGGHGDCGVWVCIHMERIIYGREEVDNIGDAKKAAEQYRNKMARTFFHARFDTQEPPPPTPPVEIQVD
- the LOC139874351 gene encoding receptor-like protein kinase ANXUR2, translating into MSFKFFSRGSLDRHLNNARLTWVRRLKICIDVAITLDFLHRGVGKQATVIHRDIKTENILLTGEWNAKLDDFGLSLISAINKETGYVIDGACGTPGYVDPLYVQSSFLTKESDIYSFGVVLFEILSGRSTYLILEQEGVYLPVFVKDRFEKGIQDDVVFEEIKTQIKPGALSTFQTIAYRCLNVKREERPKAKEVLEQLNKALELQARPKGSATRVTAHGP